The following DNA comes from Picosynechococcus sp. PCC 7003.
AGGTCAAAATCACCCAAACGCAGGTAAGGCGAGTGCAACAGTTTATTGAGACAGCCCGCTACAACATTGCTCTCCATAACTGTGAACATTTCGCCAACTATATTCTCTACGGTTTACCCCTGTCTTCCCAGCAAACGACTTGTCACAAAGGTCTCGGAGCAACGATTATCGCTCAACTCCAACCCAAGCAGACCATCACCGAAAATATTTTGGCAGATATCAATCGGCAGTTTAAACACCGTCTTCAGGTTGAACGGGCAAAACGAGCCAAACGAGAAATTTACCAATTTTGCCAGACTCACCAGATTGCACTAGAGCCTGAGGCGATCGCCTAACCTAACCATTCCAAACTGACTCGGATATGATGAAAGAAATTTCTTTAACTTGTAAGAATTATGGAAAATATTGTGATTCAAGTGGACTCGGAAGTGGCCAAAGCTTACCGCAAAGCTACCCAGCAACAACAACAAGCAGCTTTATTTTTATTTAGTGTCATGGTGAAGGAAATTTTAAAATCTCGTTCCTTTGATGAATTGGTACAAGAGATTCGTGAAGATGTTGCGACAAGTGGTTTGACAGAGACAATACTTCAAGGAATTTTAGAGGATGAGTAAACGGCGTATTGTCCTTGATACAAACATTTTAATTAGTGGTTTGTTGTTTCGTAATTCTAAACCCCAAGCAGTCTTTGACTATGTTACGCAGCGGGAAGTTTTATTACTATCCCAAGAAATTTATACAGAGATCAGTCAGGTTTTAAGACGCCCAAAATTTGACAAGTACCTCTCTTTGGAAAAACGCTTGGCATTTTTAATGTTGTTGCTCACAAAGGTAGAAATGATAATGGTTACAGAAAAAGTTTTTGCTTGCCGCGACCCCAAGGATAATCAATTTTTAGAATTAGCTGTTAGTGGAAATGCCAGTTTTCTAGTCACGGGAGATCAGGATTTACTTGTTTTGAATCCTTTTCGTAATGTGCCAATTATTACGGTAAATCAGTTTCTCGAAACACTCAATCAGTAAACCAGTGGATGTCGCCCATGCCTAAAGCTCGCTGGGATGGGAAAAATTTTTGCGAAAAATTCAAAAGTGCCCGTTGGCCGACTGCCGTTTCAAAAACAGTAGAAATCACAATATCTGGCTGGTGAGCTTGGCAAAATTCTTTTAACCGGGACGGAAAACCGGCGATCGCCAATTTGATCACAAAAACACCGCACCAACCTTGGCCATAACAATGTTCTAAAGAAGCAAGCTGGGAAACGGATTCGTCTAGGGCGATTTGGGTTTGAAATGCTGCGTTTAGCTGTAATAGGTCAGAGAAATGCTCTGGGGCTAGGGGCTGCTCGATAAATTCTAGTTTTGCTTGGGATTCCCCCCAATTTAGCCAATATTTCGCTTGTTCTCGGTTTAAACCGCCATTGGCATCGAGGCGCAACCGACCATCAGCAGGCAAGGCAGCCAGGATTTGCTGACAGAGGGCGATTTCTGTTGTGGGTGTATCCAGGGCAATTTTCAGTTTAAAGGTGCGAAATCCTTGTTGTAGTAAAGTTTGTAGGTCTTGAAACAGGGTAGGCGATCGCCGGATTAACTGACAAAATTTTGTAGGGGGTAAGGATACTAAATTTTCGGTACTGGCAAGATTAAGTTGAGCCGTTTCAAAACCAAATTGACAGGCTGGCAGGGTATCGGGAATTGCCGCAATTTGCTCACGGGTAATGTTTCCCCCAAAGACCGCACAAAAGGCGATCGCCTCCTCTAGGGTTTCTGTGCCAAACCACGGTAGAGGGGCGATTTCTCC
Coding sequences within:
- a CDS encoding lecithin retinol acyltransferase family protein, which encodes MSVHKESIAVLGGLADHYFLSETPGLSNSLGWGPKGIELRGQVKITQTQVRRVQQFIETARYNIALHNCEHFANYILYGLPLSSQQTTCHKGLGATIIAQLQPKQTITENILADINRQFKHRLQVERAKRAKREIYQFCQTHQIALEPEAIA
- a CDS encoding putative toxin-antitoxin system toxin component, PIN family produces the protein MSKRRIVLDTNILISGLLFRNSKPQAVFDYVTQREVLLLSQEIYTEISQVLRRPKFDKYLSLEKRLAFLMLLLTKVEMIMVTEKVFACRDPKDNQFLELAVSGNASFLVTGDQDLLVLNPFRNVPIITVNQFLETLNQ
- a CDS encoding o-succinylbenzoate synthase, translating into MNYQFRFAPYRRPFKTPLRTHHGLWTMRQGIILSLQDEMGRITQGEIAPLPWFGTETLEEAIAFCAVFGGNITREQIAAIPDTLPACQFGFETAQLNLASTENLVSLPPTKFCQLIRRSPTLFQDLQTLLQQGFRTFKLKIALDTPTTEIALCQQILAALPADGRLRLDANGGLNREQAKYWLNWGESQAKLEFIEQPLAPEHFSDLLQLNAAFQTQIALDESVSQLASLEHCYGQGWCGVFVIKLAIAGFPSRLKEFCQAHQPDIVISTVFETAVGQRALLNFSQKFFPSQRALGMGDIHWFTD